Proteins from one Setaria italica strain Yugu1 chromosome V, Setaria_italica_v2.0, whole genome shotgun sequence genomic window:
- the LOC101772863 gene encoding 1-aminocyclopropane-1-carboxylate oxidase homolog 1, which translates to MAPSVADHDALAVFEFHESRGGVRGLVESGVTTVPPLFLAPVAPVSSAAGNFSIPSVDLSLPRPHAAALVRAAARSCGIFQVTNHGVPAGTVESALSEVRAFNEQPFAARSPLYSVTPIGAVTYATIPIPRPRDVQPAATTPPLMSWRDSLIVRFDHHPGGPDLRILPPACQESLLEYHRSVTRLGKEIAGLLSEGLGVEAERLEPVEGHLMQCHYHPPCPEPERVLGSREHTDASLFTVLAQDGVGGLQVRLDDGEWVDVAPAAGAVLVNIGDVLKVVSNDAYESVEHRVVIKSANEPRVSIALFFNPANHGESDFFGPLPALVTPEKPAQYRSLTWREMLNNRMELGHAKPSSLDHFKVT; encoded by the exons ATGGCGCCCTCCGTCGCCGACCACGACGCGCTGGCCGTGTTCGAGTTCCACgagtcccgcggcggcgtccgcggccTCGTCGAGTCCGGCGTCACAACTGTGCCGCCACTGTTCCTGGCGCCCGTCGCGCCGGTGTCCTCGGCGGCCGGGAACTTCTCCATCCCGTCCGTCGACCTCTCCCTCCCgcgcccgcacgccgccgcgctcgtccgcgccgccgcgcgctcgtGCGGCATCTTCCAGGTCACCAACCACGGCGTCCCGGCCGGCACCGTCGAGTCCGCGCTCTCCGAGGTCAGGGCCTTCAACGAGCAGCCCTTCGCGGCGCGGTCGCCGCTCTACTCCGTCACGCCCATCGGGGCCGTCACCTACGCCACCATACCTATCCCGCGGCCCAGGGATGTCCAGCCCGCCGCAACCACTCCGCCCCTCATGTCATGGCGCGACTCGCTCATCGTCCGCTTCGATCACCACCCGGGAGGTCCCGACCTCCGCATCCTCCCTCCAGCGTGCCAGGAGTCCCTGCTGGAGTACCATCGGTCGGTGACGAGGCTCGGGAAGGAGATCGCCGGCCTGCTGTCGGAGGGGCTCGGCGTCGAGGCCGAGCGGCTGGAGCCGGTTGAAGGGCACCTGATGCAGTGCCACTACCACCCGCCGTGCCCTGAACCGGAGCGGGTTTTGGGCAGCCGTGAGCACACCGACGCAAGTTTGTTCACGGTGCTCGCACAGGACGGGGTCGGCGGGCTACAGGTGCGGCTCGACGACGGCGAGTGGGTGGACGTGGCGCCCGCGGCCGGTGCAGTTTTAGTCAACATCGGGGACGTGCTAAAG GTTGTTTCGAATGACGCATACGAAAGCGTGGAGCACAGGGTGGTGATCAAGTCCGCGAACGAGCCCAGGGTCTCCATTGCCCTCTTCTTCAACCCTGCCAATCATGGCGAGTCTGATTTCTTCGGTCCTCTCCCGGCGCTGGTGACGCCAGAAAAGCCTGCGCAGTACCGGAGTTTAACCTGGCGGGAGATGCTGAATAACAGAATGGAATTGGGGCACGCCAAGCCATCGTCACTTGACCACTTCAAGGTCACTTGA
- the LOC101782306 gene encoding uncharacterized protein LOC101782306: MAGRRVLLRAAALGLAAATAGSLHAVSKWTPPWPLSPFTPSVKRVLMDSTQGLQAALHGAHSLSGAHLRDVRARAEHDLAVSEVDRAEGGDPAAAADLRLLLALLAARDGRTDESLRLYAEAARDSPFDRRPRALAYHLSLLAGRMDEVARWSASYRRLVPTEIDGSDLPGLESPETSELIRELVVAAALGGVYNVTDPHERWLLIPAARGAVDKGLVAALQDKTLPAVERLQLLALRVYLQAKVWLLVRKAERDSAGSDAEAAPVS, from the coding sequence atggccggccgccgcgtccTTCTCCGCGCCGCCGCACTCGGCCTTGCCGCCGCAACGGCGGGGTCCCTGCACGCCGTGTCCAAGTGGACGCCGCCGTGGCCCCTCTCTCCCTTCACCCCGTCCGTCAAGCGCGTCCTCATGGACTCCACCCAGGGGCTCCAGGCCGCCCTGCACGGCGCCCACTCGCTCTCCGGCGCGCACCTCCGCGACGTCCGCGCCCGCGCCGAGCACGACCTCGCGGTCTCCGAAGTCGACCGCGCCGAGGGCGGTGaccccgccgcagccgcggacctccgcctcctcctcgcgctcctcgccgcgcgcgACGGGCGCACGGACGAGTCCCTGCGGCTCTACGCGGAGGCCGCCCGCGACAGCCCGTTCgaccgccgcccccgcgcccttGCGTACCATCTCTCTCTCCTCGCCGGGCGGATGGACGAGGTCGCGCGGTGGAGCGCCTCCTACCGCCGCCTCGTCCCCACCGAGATCGACGGCTCCGACCTACCGGGACTCGAGTCCCCTGAGACGAGCGAGCTCATCCGCGAGCTGGTGGtagcggcggcgctgggcggcgtGTACAACGTCACCGACCCGCATGAGAGGTGGCTCCTTATCCCCGCGGCCCGCGGCGCGGTGGACAAGGGGCTGGTCGCTGCGCTGCAGGACAAGACGCTGCCCGCCGTAGAAAGGCTTCAGCTCCTAGCGCTGCGCGTGTACCTGCAGGCCAAGGTGTGGCTCCTCGTCAGGAAGGCGGAACGGGACTCCGCCGGCAGTGATGCTGAGGCAGCTCCGGTTTCTTAA
- the LOC101773691 gene encoding uncharacterized protein LOC101773691 translates to MSHFLRPAAVAAAAAGSLFSAVSCSPSSPLPLSASPSSSPTTPVGPAEATGHLALVRAHPGLRELNAMLTPASFLVDATQALLAGALRCAPFYPGTLRQGRDFLNAQILSAESECHGDAAAGQVVPARIQVALLDARDGRLEDALDAMARLAAEHSGNTTARLYAAALCHVLGRHQDGARWLRDAAVPDLSRFEHKMPFVEAVLVSTLGSAPRAVAGSKELALVSTLGLVEMSMWSIFKHGDLSERLEVLALIAFLRGIVARKLRRDDGSAPLEGSQGATPT, encoded by the coding sequence ATGTCGCACttcctccgccccgccgccgtcgccgccgcagcggccggGAGCCTCTTCTCGGCCGTCTCGTGTAGCCCCTCCTCGCCCCTCCCGCTCTCGgcctctccctcctcttctccgaCGACGCCCGTCGGCCCCGCCGAGGCCACCGGCCACCTCGCCCTCGTCCGCGCGCACCCGGGCCTCCGCGAGCTCAACGCGATGCTTACACCAGCCTCCTTCCTCGTCGACGCCACCCAGGCGCTCCTCGCGGGTGCCCTGCGCTGCGCGCCCTTCTACCCCGGGACGCTCCGCCAGGGCCGCGACTTCCTCAACGCGCAGATCCTGTCCGCGGAGTCGGAGTGccacggcgacgccgcggcggggcaGGTGGTGCCGGCCCGGATCCAAGTGGCCCTCCTCGACGCGCGCGACGGCCGCCTCGAGGACGCGCTCGACGCCATGGCGCGCCTCGCCGCGGAGCACTCCGGCAACACCACCGCGCGCCTCtacgccgccgcgctctgccACGTGCTAGGCCGGCACCAGGACGGGGCCCGGTGgctccgcgacgccgccgtgcccgACCTCTCCCGCTTCGAGCACAAGATGCCGTTCGTGGAGGCCGTCCTTGTCTCCACGCTCggctccgcgccgcgcgccgtggCGGGCTCGAAGGAGCTGGCCCTGGTCAGCACGCTAGGCCTGGTGGAGATGTCGATGTGGTCCATTTTTAAGCACGGCGATCTGTCGGAGAGGCTCGAGGTGTTGGCGTTGATCGCATTCTTGCGGGGCATCGTGGCGAGGAAGTTACGCAGAGATGATGGGTCAGCACCACTGGAGGGATCTCAGGGCGCCACCCCAACGTAG